Genomic segment of Panicum virgatum strain AP13 chromosome 9N, P.virgatum_v5, whole genome shotgun sequence:
tttataaggcatggtggaacatgacacggtcttctaaacaacactttgaccatttatttatcatatattatatcacttttgattataaacttataattattgtaaactatatttgattatgaatccaatcatatgaaatttgcattataaaaataaaaatttaatagtcaaattattggtcaaagatgagaaggtttgaatcttgatatacgtgtatgccttataaacggggaaggagggagtagtttaCACCCTTGAACTATCGTAAAAGTTCGATTTCCAATcttaaactacaaaaccggataagATAAACCATCCAACTATCACAATCGgaaccgggcaaatttggccttgtaggtggttttgaaggtgattttacattttatgaaaatttaaaatattcaaatttaaactaaaaaataaaaaaaattcataagtaattcattttaaaaattcataagtaaCTCATAAGATAGACCATTTACTATGTAAATCACCTAGGAGGTTATTTATGCAAAGGTGAGAGAGTTAAATATCTAGTTTTGTAGTTGAGAGGGTTATGTTGCTTACTGTATATAGGCGAGGGGATTATATAGAATTTTTTCCAACCCCACTCGTTCAGGTTTTTCCTCCTTTGGGGAACGCAATGGTGGTGCGTACGTGGAGGCGAGCGAGGATTCGGTCGGTCTTGGTCTCTGCAGCCAGGGTTTACCTAACCGGTCAAATCggaccggtaccaaaccggctcaaattcaaaatttaaatttaaattcaaaaaaatgaaaaattcccaaaaaattcctaaaaatacttcaaggtgtgacgaatctaatggtatcaaattttctcaaaaattcgttcatttagtatagtttgcggggatttgaagttaaacaaaaaaaacgtgcatacaaaagtatacaaatacaatgtaaaagtagtataaaagagggttggagggttcactaaaatatattatacaaacatttatttagtatactttgcgggcatttgaatttaaaccaaaaaataaaaaaaatgaatttgaccggttaccaggcaaaccgaccggttaccagtcaaaccggccggtataccggtacgaaccggttgaactgcgccatttaaattcaaatttgaattccaccggttccgaccggtaaccaaCCAAACCGGACCGATGTACCGctaccggaggccggcggttaccggacaCCGATCGGATATTAAAACCCTGTCTGCAGCCTGATTCTGATTCCTGTGGTCAGTGATATCATCGGTTTTCTTTTCCGTGTGGCCCGCCGTCCTTGGGCGCGCTCCGCGCCGTGcctgccgtgcccgtgccctCCGCCGCTCGACATCGGCCTGCCAAAGGCATTGTTTAGATccatttttcaaaattctaaaaaatttataaacggACTGTATagtgtattaaatatagtcgaaacaaatcgcattacacaaatagactgtaaatcaACGAGACGTATATAATTAGGCCGTGATTAGACATTAAATTGCTACATCaaagctacagtaaacatatgctaatgacagattaattagattcgtcttctAGTTAATACTtcaagtgtaatttttttcttcaaaattccaaaacagaGGAACTAAACAAACCCTGTGCGGGTAGAGATCTTTTGCGGAAAACGCAGCAAATCATTGAAATGTGCGGTGTGTGTCCCTGGCATGTACAACGCACATTAATGCGTCGTCTATAACCGGTTTATTGTGTTAACCAAAGCTCATTAATCACGTTTTGGAGCGGAACCGTGCGGTGCCGTCGTCTCGCGAGGCGACGGCACCGGCCCGTGCTCCCAGGTCTTACCGACGGGAGCTCACGCGTTGTGTGCATCGTTCCCACTCAGCAACGCCTTCGACGGATCGAGTGTGGGCGACCTTGTTTTGGCGCGTGATTCCAGCCAAGGCGGCAAAATCACCCAACGAGCGCTACCGTTTTCCCCGTAAAACTCCATCCCTCTACCTCACAAATTGTTGAAGCAGCAACTGACGGGCCATGACTAAGGAGAATCACGAGGCTGCAGCGATGCCGGATCTGCTAGCTGCAGCGGTGGCGCTGGGCCAGAAggccggccgccatggcggcGCAGGACTGGATTCAGCTACAACTACCTCCCTATTGGAGCCATGGCGTCCTTCTCCGAGGGGATTCAGCCTGCGCCGGTGCCTAAGCTTCAGCGGCAGTGCAACCATCTCCCCCACACAAGTCCATGGGGCCCTTCAACCAGCGACAAACTCTGCTGCTTGGTGCCAAGACAGTGGTGATAGCCCGGTGCCTGATCCATGTATGAAACCTCCATCTTTAGATCTGGGAGATTGGTAATAATTTTGTCTGTGTTTTCTCTAAGAAATTTTGTGTTTCAGCCTCtcaattgcaatgaaatgaaCTGTCTTGGTCATTCCAAATGCAATGAAATTAACTTGATTGTTAGCTGTCCATTGAACCACCTGTTTTCTTTGTCTTGCAGATTATAATTGATTTGTGTGTTTGGATGCAACCAGAGCCTTATAAAATTGATATGCATTTTTATAAGTGCACATTGTATCTAAATCTGTTGCTCTGTGGTCAATTATGTATCTATAGCTTGACAGATACAAACTTGTTACAATAGAACTTGCCTATCTATGATAGTTACTAAATTTATCTTGTATTGTTGTGCCATAGTGATGACAAAATGTAGTTAACTGATATCTATGTACATCTACTGAGTTCACGGTTCTATGATTACAATTGTTTTTTAATCTAGGCACAACCTGGGCATTTTTGTTCTGCATTTTTTCTTGCTACTCTGCTAGCCACTCCACTCAGGAATGATTGAGAAGTTGATTGATGAAGGCGTGGGTGAGTGACTTGTTGTCATGTGATGCAAAACCTACTAAATTATTCAACTAGCAAACTGAGATGAAATTATAGTTGGTCTGACAATAATTTGTGGATAGCTGCAACCTTACTACAAGTTAATGATCAATTATATTTGTGGAATGGTTCCTATACAATGTTACTGTTTTTTATTTCTCTACTCGGGATGAAATCTGGTTATCTGGACATTGGTGAGCTTGTGCACATATTATCTTATCAAGGTAGGCAGAACATTGTCACTGCTCTGGATGTAGCAATGCCCGACCCTTCTTTGACAGGTACACGGTAGATGTCTTGTTTGATCAAATCtgaatttaaaaatataaaGTGATCTTAGTTGTTGATTGCACGCACCTGAATTCCAGAAGGAAAAGATCTGCAGAACATACAGAAAAGCTTGCGTGCTCTGACCCCTGAAATTAGTGATGAAGATGAAGACCCGTATGCTGTTGAATCGTGGATGGTTCATGGAGCTCTGGACATGGCAAAGCATCTGGCCAAAAAATGTTGCGCCCGTTCTACCCTGATATGCATCTAACGTCAGATTTTTATTACATACACCATCTCTGCCAGTGTATCAGAGGATTAACTATATTTTGGTATGCGGAAATTATGTAGCTGCCTGAGATGTCTTCTTGCGATGAAAAGATTCATATCCCCAAAGCATACTTTCATATATGCAATAAAATAGTACACAAAGATCAATTGTATGATTGATCACCATGTTTTATGTGCCCATACATATATTAAATAGCTAACAGACACACTAACAGACATTCCACTGTACAAGTTATCTATTCTGTTGCCTATGTGCGATGTTCTATACACTTACAGACAGCTGCCGTCTATACCATTGTACATGCCCTAAGGTTCCCGTTGCCGAACCTCCTGCACATGTCTCGAATTTTAGCGGACCAAAGAGGGTTTTTTTAGCACCGAATTCTCCACTACATCCAAAATCCGCAATGATTCGGCGACCCTGGGATTTGTAACTGCAGTTTGATTGTGAGCATCTAAAGTATTCTGTTTCAGTACTGTTTCCGTTAAATCAACCCCGCAGGGAAAAACACCCGATGCGGCCCTGCACTTGAGCTTTTGGGTTGCATCTCGTTCACCGCACGTATAAGGTGTCTCACGACCCGTGCTTTCAAATGGCACACCACAGCCGATGATTGCTACGATGTGCCACCATTATCTACAGGCCCGTCCCACTTTAAACGCTAAACGAATGGATAAGATCCCGCTTTTCTCGTGGCGGCGAggttttttcttgttcttctgtGCATCACCCTCTAGCTTGCAAAAATGATGTCTGAGTTTCTCTGGTTCTGTCTGGTTTTCGAGCATAGGCTTTCTGTAACACAGTGGCTGCTGACTCAGGTAGTCAGGTTTCAATTAGTCCCAACGCATGCGTAGTCCTGCAAAAAGTCCGCACCGCACCAGCCGTGGTGGCGGCCCTGCCCCCCTGCTGCCGTCGACGGCAGATCATACCAGTAGTGCAGTACAGACTACAGAGTCCCGTATATGAGAAATGTAGACGTCTCTGGGTTGTAATCAATTCTGGAGATGGACCAGCCCACCTAATAACAGCTGCTGCCCCTCATTTGCGATTTATACGCAACAGCCCGGCCCGCCATGTTCCGCATGCTTTTCACACTCTTGACGGGCCAGATGGACCACCCAGAAACCGGTCCAGCACTACTCGTCAGTTTCCAGGCCCTCCCGACCGACTCTCTGCAAGTGGGCCCTCGCCCGCCCGGGGCGATGAATCCGAAGCCGGGGGCGATGAACAAGAAGGGGGCTGTCCGCTCCGCTGCGACGGCGAGGCCAAGAAAACTTTCCTCTTGCAGAGAGCATGGGGGTCTCCGCTGGGCTCCGGCAGCCGCTCGTCCCCGCGGCAGCATCTCTCCGAAGCCGTCGATCCGTGCGGctcccgccgcgcgcggccTCGCCTTCGACGCTGTCCGTGTCCCGCGCGGTTAAGGTGGCCTCCTTtttccctcctcccctcctgttCCGCTCCCCTCGCGAGGGGTGAATTGTCCGTGCCATTAGGGTCTGCGGGAGTGTGGGAATCGACGGGTATGCAGGCCTTGTCCTCCTGCTCGATGTTGCTGCCTACAGAGCTCCAGGGTCGTTGTGCCTTGGGGACGAATTTTTCCTGTAATTTTGGCGCGTCAttttcgccccccccccccccccccccccttttgccTATATAGTGTTAGCGAATGGAATGCAAATGGCAGCATTTTGACCGGAAGATTTAGCACCTAGGTAGCACTTTGTGAACAGGGAAGGCCCCTAAATTTCGTTGGCCACTGAAAATATTCTTGTTCCACTTATCTCTGGATGGGCCAACAACATGCTGAAACCGATAAATTGTGTGGATTTGAATTCTCTGTTGTTAAACTGGCTGGCTACAAGTTTTGCAGGCAACCATGGTACCGGtgtttttgctatttttgttcctGAAGGGATGATAACATTGGTGAAAATCCTCAATGAAATGATGAACTCGTTGCTTTTGTTTTAGGAAATTATTAGTAACAATAATGCATATGCTACACATCAGTAGCTACTTTGAAGGATCGCTTAGGGTACGTTTGGATTCTTAGTTGACCTTGCCTAGATCAACTTTACCCAGCTTGCTGTCAGAAGTgagtcttttttctttcttttgtaccAAACGCCAGCCCTTGCTGGGCAAGGCTAGAATCATCCTTGCTTAAGGTCCAAACACACCCTTAATACTAACGAACAGACTAGGCGACATCTTGAGGAAAGTAGTATAGTGTAACCTGTCTGAAGACTATGTCATTCACACACGGCCTTACTAGCTATCATAGGAAATTGTAGGTTGTACCAGTGGATGTGACCTCATAGCTTGACCACCAGCACAAAAGCTGTGCAATTAACCTTGTGAATATATCTGTACTGTGCGGACATACTAGCTATCAAGGTAATAATATCATGGTGTTCATCATTCACAGCCCAACTGCCATGCCTATATGAATCTTGAATCGTTTACATACACGCATGTGTGCACTGAATACACCAGGGGAGCAATCACTTGAGTTTGTTGCAATTTTACATTCACATTATCTATCTTTTTGTTACAACCTCAGAACTATGCTTCTGGAGGTAGTATGTTAGACAAAATATTGTTTCTACCCTGTCCTCTTTTGCTGTGCTTGATTGAAATTTTGTCGTTCATATCATATATCTTTCTATCAAACCTCAATCTGCCAGATTATGCTTCTTGGCACGAGTGTTCTTTTGTTGTGCTCGATTGCATGATTTGGATTGAGTTTCTTTTAGTGGACATTCAATGGTAATGGGATTATGGGAAATTGTTTCAAGAGTCTTAAGTTTTCTTGGCACGTAGGTTAAAGCAAGTGCAATCAATGGCCTGCAAAGAAGTAAGAGTAGCCTCGAATCCTTATTCTGCTATGACAAATCTGTTCCGGAGGAGGATATTGGTAAACCTACTGGTTTAAATGTGGAAAAGAAGAACGTTGGGGACAATCCTCCCTGTACAAGCTGTGAAGCTAAAGGTGCCGTGCTGTGTGAAACCTGTGCTGGTTCAGGCTTGTATGTCGACTCGATACTGGAGAGCCAAGGAATCATCGTAAAAGTCAGATGTCTAGGTAAACAAGATCGAAAGCATTTTGTGCAACAGTTGTGGTCATGCTATATAGCCATATAGGTAATGCATGTTCTGATACTTCAAGTTACTGTAGGTTGCGGGGGAACTGGAAACATTATGTGCTCAAAATGCGGAGGCCGCGGCCACACATGAACTCCACTAGCATACTTGTCAAGTGACAATGTGACATAAGTTGGGATTTCTGTTCGAGTTGGCAAAACAGACTTCTTCCCATACGACTCTATGGGGGCTAAATCTGCATGATTCAGTGCTGAGGTAGCTGCTTTTTACATGGAGGCATGCCTACGAAGCTGCTGAACCGATCCTCTTTTTGCATTTCATGTTTGAAGTTTCAATGTGATGGTGTGCCGTGAAGGTGTAATGGATTACACGGCGCTGTTAAATTACTCAAACAAACTGCTTGACGATTTCCATCGATAGGAATTTGGCCGGGTCTGGTGGGCTAAATGCAGAGTTCCAATGAATAGAAGGGCATGTAACTGGATTTGTCTGCGAAACTGTATAATCACTTGCTGTGCCGGGCTGTGTGCAACCACTTGCATCCCGCTGATACTGCAGTTTATGGTGTCGCACGTCACAAACAGGACACACTTTCTCCATCTGTTCGCACAGATATACGCCACAAATTGTTCGCAAAAATGTCACAAATAGACTTGAGCTAGGCTCAACACAAGAAAATTTCATCGAAGTTGTACTgagaaaatttgaaataaaaattgGAAGGCCTAGCCGACTCAAAATTCCATGCCGGTCCTGAAGTCTAAAAATACCTATCCGACTCAAATTAATATGCTTCTCTTGAGCAACCGACCAACATCTCCTGCAAGTTCACATGGACTGATTTCCCGTCCCCTGAAAACAAGCAAGGAATACTTCCCATGCTCTGCGTTGCCCAGGCTAGGAGGTGAGAAAATCCCGAGGGTCACTTGTCCATGAAGCCAACTTCATGCTCGAATCTATTCTTCTCCTCTCCTATACCACCTGCTCTGTCCACAGAAGTGTTTGTATATATACATCCAGCGCAAATCGCCATTGCCATCAACACCACACCAGCAGCAGAAGCATTCCGATCGACAGCACATCGCGTTCAGCCAGTTGGAGGGTACCATCGAAGAAGAAGCCGCATCCATGGCCAGGGCCCGCAACCGCGCCTACGAGGAGTACGACCCCTCCGTCGAGTGGAGCCGCGGCGCCGAGGCCGACAGCGTCAAGATCGTACTCCCAGGCAAGCGCGCGAGAGATTGAAGACGATGCGGCTACACACTGTTGTTTCCATGATCTCGTGAGAAACTAAACTAATGGGAAATTGTTGGTCGGTGGGATGTGGGTGCAGGGTTCAAGAAGGACGACATACGCGTGCTGGTGGACAACCACGGCCACCTGCGGACGAGCGGCGAGCGGCCCCTCGCCGGCAACCGGTGGAGCCGCTTCCAGAAGGACTTCCAGCTCCCGGACAACTGCAGCGTCGACGGCATCCGCGCCAAGTTCCAGAGCGAGACGCTCACCATCACGCTCCCCAAGAaggctccctcgccgccgcccgccccgcccgTGCCCACCATGGGGAGGTCGGCACCGCAGGAATTCAGGgagtcggcgccggcggcgcctctgGCTCCTGCCACTTCCCAGAGGCAGCCCGCCGAGCACAGGCCGTCGCTGCCGAGGAAGCCGTCGGCTGTTGAGCCGGCGCCGGAGCTGCCCGCGCGGCTGCCCTCCGTTCCGACGCCTGCTGCGGCGGCCACCAAGCCCGAGCCGTCGCTGGCCGCCGTCCAGAGggcgaaggaggaggaggaggagaagaagcggATGGAGAGGGAGATGATGGGGAAAATGGAGGAGGACAGGAAGGCGGcgcaggagaaggagaaggagaaggagatgacCCAGGAGCACCAGGACGAGGCGGCGATGGGAGAGATGGCGATGGCGCGCCAGCCCAGGCCGGCCCCCGCGGCCCGCGGGCTGCTGGTGAACCTGGCGGTCGCGGCGGTGCTGCTCCTCGGGATCACCGTCTACGTGTGGCACAACCTGCGGAAcgcagccggcggcgcgggcggtcaCGGCCAATTCCATGGGCACCTGGGAGCCGGGAGCTACGGCGACGAGATGTGAGCAAGCTGAGTCGAGGTGTGGCGGTGGCGTGGCGTGCGAGTAGCCGAGTACACAGTAAACTGGCTAGGAGGCAATGcaagcatataattacacatacacacatacatgGCAGGCGTGGGGTACATATAACATATATGGGTGCTGTTGGTTTATCATCTGGTGTGACGGTTTAATGAGCTCAAAGATGGGTATTTGCTTGGTCGATCAAGTTCAGAAAAATAAAATGATACCCAAATACTGTATTACTGTTGTTATTTGTATATTACTGACGGACTCCACAAAATAGTCGATGTGCCATGCGTGTGCCACTACGGGAATCGGCCTACGGCAAACAGCTTTACCGTGCGCGGCCGACGGCGACACTCCCACAGCGAACAGCAGCGACGGCAAACccggctttgccgtgtgctttttatCGCGTACACAGCAAACCCGTGTGTTTttctaggcacacggcgaaaaaaAGTGGAGACGGCACGGACGGAGACGGGGCACGGCTGACGGCGCCGACagcttctttgccgtgtgcctaaagCAGGGCACGTCAAAGTTTcaaactttgccgtgtgtctgaatccaggcacacggcaaagcttcAATCTTTGATGTGTGTCTGAGGCGAGGCGCACGGCGAATTGCTGTTTTCCGGTAGTGTGCATGAAACATTAGAGTATGAATGGAAACAGAAACGGTAAGTGGAGGTCGTGAGATTTGTGCACGTGAAGTTGGAGGGGTACGTAACATGTAATGTAACACATGGAAAGTAAGGCACAATattaaagatttttttttgtaaaattctTACAATATAACTCTTCGAAACCCACTATATATAGCAAGACTTGCAGGCTGCAACTGCTGCAGCCAACACAAATGAAACAGGGTGATACCTGTCTATCAATAAGCATATCATTGCGCGCACGTGTATCAATAGGAAATCACTCGAATATTTATGCAAGCACTTGTACCAAATATGCGAGCATGCACAAAGTAGAAGatataaataaagaaaataatgaTAATGACAACGATCCTAACTAATCATgtgaaaataaagttaactaaaaTTGACTTTAAAATGCGGACAAAGCATCCGCGTTTCTGATGGTGCAGAGGGGAAAACTATGATCGACTATGCAACACTGCAACCAATGTTGATTGTGAACTCTCAGAAGGCGTGATCGGCTACCCAATGTAGTAATGTGATAGCGAGCTGTGTGCGTTGGGCGTTGGCGTATTTTCGGTGTGTGCGTGGGTCCCACTGGGCAGGATGTATCGAACCAGACATGTCATCTTGATTCATCAATCATCAGTAAAAACAGACAGATGAGGTGGAAAGACAATGTTCCTCCTCGAACCAGTATCTCTTTATGTCATGCTGCTACCAGCTCACATCGCGGCCGTATTTGTCGTTGGCCAAGGGCCGTTACAAATTAGAGAAAAAGTTATGCACTTTTGGTGGTTTTTATTGTTGCAGATGTTTGCATTATTTGAAGCAAATTGCATTTCATTTTGCATAGCTTACCAAACTGCTCGAAGTGTAAGTTTGTAACAGGAGGATAGAGTACCTGGAGTATGGTGCTAAATGCAACTGTTTAACTTGTACGGGATTATTTGCAAGTTTCAACTAATGCTGTCTTTTGGTGGTGTACTTGCAGTTTTCTGGAAGATCGATATACATCATCTACCAGCTGCCTGATCTAATACATCATATAAGCAATAcgctaaaaaaagagaaaaaaaaaacgatgTCTGCTTTGCCACTATTAAGTAACCCAAGCATAGGGGTGCCATTTTGCAGCTAGAGCAAGGCATCTGCAACTGGCTGAAGCAAAGCAAGGAGTTACGTTGCCTAGCAACAACCATTACCGTATAGCCCGTCTCGGAGGCAATCTACTGCGCACCGTCCTACCCCCTAATCCTCTGTCATAACCACATTTTCCTGCTCAAAAGCTTCAAGGATCGTGTCAGCCTTTCGCTTCAGAAAAAGAAGGATCGTCATTCCAGGCCCCATCATCATGCAggcagccgccgccacggcgcccgccccgccgccgcgccgccgggtgTACACGGCCCTGGACCCGCGGTGCGAGTGGACGAGCACGGAGGAAGCCGAcacgctcgccgtcgacgtgtCAGGTAACGCTGTACCTCGCCATTCCGCGTTGCACCATGCCTGTCACACCTTCTGAACAGATAGATGATGGCCCTCCTCCATTCAGGGTTCAGGAAGGAGGAGCTGAGGGTCCTGTACATCACCCGCCGGAAGCTGAAGGTCACCGGCGAGCGCCAGGTCGGCGGCGCCCAATGGGCGCGCTTCCTCAAGGTGTTCCCGGTCCCCAGGAGCTGCGACGCCAGCGCCATCCAGGCGAAGATGAACATAGAGAGCGCCCGGCTCTTCGTCATCCTGCCCAAGGgatctgcagcggcggcggcggcgtccaagGACAAGCACAAAGAGCACCGGCCTGGGAGATCCCAGACTCTTGGGGAGCTGATGAGGCCGAGCAATGCGGATGACACATCAGGTAGCAGCAGTGGCAGCATGTGGAGCGCCCAAGAAGGTCCAGGGAAGGGCAAGGTTGAAGACAAGGAACGTAGACAAGATCAGGCTGCGGAGGAACCGAGACAAGATCAGGAGATGTCCATACAAGATTTGCCAAGAAGTGACGGCGATGCAAATGAAACTGCCACCAGGAAcaatgacgatgatgatgatggcaaGGGTGAGAGCAAGAGATGGTGGAAGAAGATCAGAGTTCTCCATGTTCTTGGCTTCGTTCTCGTCCTTGCATTGGTGGGTGTTGGTGCCACTATCCTGTATATAGTGTTGATGTGAAGAGCGTGTAACAGTTGTGTGTTCAAATGTATCATGTGCAAACGCAACATGGAAATCCTCCTACAAAGGAAAACCGAAAGATGGCAGGTAGCTGGTGATGCAATTTGAGGACTGCATATTTCATTTCTGTTTATACCCAAAGCTCATGCCTGAAAACAGCCTAAAAGAAAAGACACACCAAACATAGAATACAACTATAACAGCATACCATACCAATGAGACTAACCTAACCATGGAACAGGGATGAGACCCaaattattcaaaaacaattggcCCTGTTGGCTTTGTGATCAACAAACCGTGGAGCTAACAAACAACTCATTTCGCGCTGGCAAGCTGGGTGCGGATGAGCTTGGTTGCAGAAACCATGTTGGTCAGGGCGGGCTTCACCTCTGTGTACTTGCGGGTCTTGAGACCACAGTCAGGGTTCACCCATAGGATGTTGGTGTCAAGCacggcaagcatcttgttaATACGGTCAGCGATCTCCTCGGTAGATGGGATCCTGGGAGAGTGGATGTCATAGACACCTGGGCCGATGCCAGCGCCGTACTTCACACCCTCACGGAATACGGAGAGGAGCTTCTCATCAGAACGGGAGTTCTCAATGGTGATAACATCAGCATCCATGTCGATGATGGAGTGGATGATATCGTTGAAGTTGGAGTAGCACATGTGTGTGTGGATCTATCCAAGAAAAAGGACCATCAGGAGCGACgctaacaaaaaaaatctaggTATCTCACAACATTGAAAGATGGTTACCTGAGTGGTGTCCTGGACCCCACAGTTGGTGATTCTGAAAGAGTGGACAGCCCAGTCCAGGTAAAATGCATGCTCTGACTTGCGCAGGGGCAAGCCCTCCCTTAGAGCCGCCTCATCGATCTGGATCACCTGCAAAGAGCAAGAAATGTGTTGTAGAACATGGACATATAGATGAATCAAGAACTAGAAAACCATCTTATATTAGTATAAGATACAAACCTGAATACCAGCAGCCTCAAGATCCTCAACCTCCTTTTTGATTGCAAGAGCTATTTGGTAGCATGT
This window contains:
- the LOC120692476 gene encoding inactive protein RESTRICTED TEV MOVEMENT 2-like gives rise to the protein MQAAAATAPAPPPRRRVYTALDPRCEWTSTEEADTLAVDVSGFRKEELRVLYITRRKLKVTGERQVGGAQWARFLKVFPVPRSCDASAIQAKMNIESARLFVILPKGSAAAAAASKDKHKEHRPGRSQTLGELMRPSNADDTSGSSSGSMWSAQEGPGKGKVEDKERRQDQAAEEPRQDQEMSIQDLPRSDGDANETATRNNDDDDDGKGESKRWWKKIRVLHVLGFVLVLALVGVGATILYIVLM
- the LOC120690793 gene encoding uncharacterized protein LOC120690793, with protein sequence MGVSAGLRQPLVPAAASLRSRRSVRLPPRAASPSTLSVSRAVKVKASAINGLQRSKSSLESLFCYDKSVPEEDIGKPTGLNVEKKNVGDNPPCTSCEAKGAVLCETCAGSGLYVDSILESQGIIVKVRCLGCGGTGNIMCSKCGGRGHT
- the LOC120690792 gene encoding protein RESTRICTED TEV MOVEMENT 2-like; amino-acid sequence: MARARNRAYEEYDPSVEWSRGAEADSVKIVLPGFKKDDIRVLVDNHGHLRTSGERPLAGNRWSRFQKDFQLPDNCSVDGIRAKFQSETLTITLPKKAPSPPPAPPVPTMGRSAPQEFRESAPAAPLAPATSQRQPAEHRPSLPRKPSAVEPAPELPARLPSVPTPAAAATKPEPSLAAVQRAKEEEEEKKRMEREMMGKMEEDRKAAQEKEKEKEMTQEHQDEAAMGEMAMARQPRPAPAARGLLVNLAVAAVLLLGITVYVWHNLRNAAGGAGGHGQFHGHLGAGSYGDEM